Proteins encoded in a region of the Roseateles sp. SL47 genome:
- the upp gene encoding uracil phosphoribosyltransferase produces MSVIEVKHPLVKHKIGLMREADMSTKKFRELTGEVARLLAYEATADFPLEKTSIDGWCGPVEVDQIAGRKVTVVPILRAGLGMLDGVLDMMPNAKVSVVGLARDHETLQPVNYFEKFVGKLESRTALIVDPMLATAGSMIATVDLLKKRGCQDIRALVLVAAPEGVAALEKAHPDVRCWTAAIDSHLNEQGYIIPGLGDAGDKIFGTKE; encoded by the coding sequence ATGTCCGTCATTGAAGTCAAACATCCCCTGGTCAAGCACAAGATCGGCTTGATGCGGGAAGCTGACATGTCCACCAAGAAGTTCCGGGAACTGACCGGCGAGGTGGCCCGCCTGCTGGCCTATGAGGCCACGGCCGACTTCCCGCTGGAGAAGACAAGCATTGACGGCTGGTGCGGCCCGGTGGAGGTGGACCAGATCGCGGGGCGCAAGGTCACGGTGGTGCCCATCCTGCGCGCAGGCCTGGGCATGCTGGATGGTGTGCTGGACATGATGCCCAACGCCAAGGTCAGCGTGGTGGGCCTGGCGCGGGACCATGAAACCCTGCAGCCGGTGAACTACTTCGAGAAGTTTGTGGGCAAGCTGGAATCGCGCACCGCGCTGATCGTGGACCCGATGCTGGCGACCGCCGGCTCGATGATCGCCACGGTGGACCTGCTCAAAAAGCGCGGCTGCCAGGACATCCGCGCCCTGGTGCTGGTGGCGGCACCGGAGGGCGTGGCGGCGCTGGAAAAGGCGCATCCGGACGTGCGCTGCTGGACGGCCGCCATCGATTCCCACTTGAACGAACAGGGCTACATCATCCCGGGCCTGGGTGATGCGGGTGACAAGATCTTCGGCACCAAGGAATGA
- a CDS encoding FMN-binding negative transcriptional regulator, with protein sequence MYIPAPYAESRTEELHRMIREHSLGMLVTHGPAGLDANHIPFLLDTSAETGPRLLAHVARANPVWQMGAAGSGGTDGTEVMVVFRGPSAYISPNWYPGKHETHRRVPTWNYEVVHAHGRMRMRDDEKFVRGVIARLTRQHEASQPEPWKMGDAPPDYIAELMAHIVGIEIQVERLEGKRKLNQHHSAEDRQGAIEGLEASGSAALAQAMKAAAGS encoded by the coding sequence ATGTACATCCCCGCCCCTTACGCCGAGTCCCGCACTGAAGAACTGCACCGCATGATCCGCGAGCATTCGCTCGGCATGCTGGTGACCCATGGCCCTGCGGGTCTCGACGCCAATCACATCCCCTTCCTGCTGGACACCAGCGCTGAAACAGGTCCGCGGCTGCTGGCCCACGTGGCGCGCGCCAACCCGGTGTGGCAGATGGGTGCCGCTGGCTCGGGCGGCACCGACGGTACCGAGGTGATGGTGGTGTTTCGCGGCCCCAGTGCCTACATCTCGCCCAACTGGTACCCGGGCAAACACGAGACGCATCGGCGGGTGCCCACCTGGAACTACGAGGTGGTGCATGCCCACGGCCGGATGCGGATGCGCGACGACGAAAAATTCGTCCGGGGCGTCATTGCCCGGTTGACCCGCCAGCATGAAGCCTCCCAACCCGAGCCCTGGAAGATGGGCGACGCGCCGCCGGATTACATCGCAGAGTTGATGGCCCACATCGTGGGCATCGAGATCCAGGTGGAACGCCTGGAAGGCAAGCGCAAGCTCAACCAGCACCATTCTGCTGAGGACCGCCAAGGCGCGATCGAGGGGCTGGAGGCTTCCGGCTCCGCCGCGCTCGCCCAGGCCATGAAGGCTGCCGCCGGCTCATGA
- a CDS encoding methyl-accepting chemotaxis protein translates to MLKLNEWRLRSRVLTGFALVIVLMAVASTVGVLRVSMLHQRIERLVEVDMRTLELSRQWAGMTEGNIQRRIVQMVMDDETFVKAFTARSKELSARIDQVQKELDESIKEPEAARLIDKIGEARKAYQDARDVLVKEKAAGNDIKAGAATKLIPAMNAYLESIDVFAEHTRKLLHAARVEAQEEAQSTKLLVIVLMSVASVLGVIVALVITRSVTEPLNQAQALSQAIAEGDLRKTHRAEGSDEVAQLNRSLQDMQERLAATIAGVRSAADQVRHASSEIASGNADLSNRTEQAASSLEETGAAMAQLSEGVKLNAEAAREADSLAKTASDVAGRGGAMVDQVISTMNDIQQSSNKIADIIGVIDGIAFQTNILALNAAVEAARAGEQGRGFAVVAGEVRSLAQRSAEAAKEIKSLISASVERVDGGSRLVGETGNTMRDVVASVQRVTRIIGEISSSSASQALTLGEIGQAVTQLDQMTQQNAALVEQSAAAAESLRDQSAQLVEAVSSFKLN, encoded by the coding sequence ATGTTGAAGCTCAATGAATGGCGTCTCCGCAGCCGTGTGCTGACGGGTTTTGCACTGGTGATCGTCCTGATGGCGGTGGCCTCCACGGTGGGGGTGTTGCGGGTGTCCATGCTGCACCAGCGCATTGAGCGTCTGGTGGAAGTGGACATGCGCACGCTGGAGCTTTCGCGCCAGTGGGCGGGCATGACCGAAGGCAATATCCAGCGCCGCATCGTGCAGATGGTGATGGACGATGAGACTTTCGTGAAGGCTTTCACCGCGCGTTCCAAAGAGCTGTCGGCTCGCATCGACCAGGTGCAGAAGGAGCTGGATGAAAGCATCAAGGAACCGGAAGCCGCCCGGCTGATCGACAAGATTGGTGAAGCCCGTAAGGCCTATCAGGACGCACGCGACGTGCTGGTCAAGGAGAAGGCCGCCGGCAATGACATCAAGGCCGGCGCAGCGACAAAGCTCATCCCGGCCATGAATGCCTACCTGGAGAGCATTGACGTCTTTGCCGAGCACACCCGCAAGCTGCTACACGCCGCACGGGTGGAGGCTCAGGAAGAGGCGCAATCGACCAAGTTGCTGGTGATTGTGCTGATGTCGGTGGCCAGTGTGCTGGGTGTGATCGTGGCGCTGGTCATTACCCGCTCGGTGACCGAGCCGCTCAACCAGGCACAAGCCCTCAGCCAGGCGATTGCCGAAGGGGACCTGCGCAAGACCCACCGTGCGGAGGGCTCCGACGAGGTGGCTCAGCTGAATCGCTCGCTGCAGGACATGCAGGAACGGTTGGCCGCCACCATTGCCGGGGTGCGTTCCGCCGCCGACCAGGTGCGCCACGCCTCCAGCGAAATCGCCTCCGGCAATGCCGACCTGTCCAATCGGACGGAGCAGGCCGCCAGCAGCCTGGAGGAGACCGGTGCAGCCATGGCCCAATTGAGCGAAGGCGTGAAGCTGAATGCCGAAGCCGCCCGTGAAGCGGACAGCCTGGCCAAGACGGCCTCGGATGTGGCTGGCCGTGGCGGCGCGATGGTGGATCAGGTCATCAGCACGATGAACGACATCCAGCAGTCGTCCAACAAGATTGCCGACATCATCGGCGTGATTGACGGCATTGCCTTCCAGACCAACATCCTGGCGCTGAATGCGGCGGTGGAAGCCGCCCGTGCCGGCGAACAGGGCCGTGGTTTTGCCGTGGTGGCCGGTGAAGTGCGCTCGCTGGCACAGCGCAGCGCGGAAGCGGCGAAGGAGATCAAGTCGCTGATCTCTGCCTCGGTGGAACGTGTGGATGGTGGCAGCCGTCTGGTCGGCGAAACTGGCAACACCATGCGGGATGTGGTGGCCAGCGTGCAACGCGTCACCCGCATCATTGGCGAGATCTCCTCGTCCAGCGCTTCGCAGGCGCTGACCCTGGGCGAGATTGGCCAGGCCGTGACGCAACTGGATCAGATGACGCAGCAGAATGCCGCGCTGGTGGAACAATCCGCCGCTGCGGCGGAAAGCCTGCGGGATCAGTCCGCGCAGCTGGTGGAAGCGGTGTCGAGCTTCAAGCTGAACTGA
- a CDS encoding 2Fe-2S iron-sulfur cluster-binding protein: protein MEEPRFRVTVAPQGWTFDATPGQPLLLAGLAAGVRLPHSCRNGTCRACIAHLQSGEISYRIEWPGLSREEKQEGWILPCVAVAQSDITLAAPTATHMGKAPPPPSLMAPPPGDGASD, encoded by the coding sequence ATGGAAGAACCAAGATTCCGTGTGACGGTAGCCCCACAGGGCTGGACCTTCGACGCCACACCTGGCCAGCCGCTGCTCCTGGCCGGCCTGGCGGCCGGCGTGCGCCTGCCCCATTCCTGCCGCAACGGCACCTGCCGCGCCTGCATCGCCCATCTCCAAAGCGGCGAGATCAGCTACCGCATCGAATGGCCCGGCCTCTCGCGCGAAGAAAAGCAGGAAGGATGGATCCTCCCCTGCGTGGCCGTGGCGCAGTCAGATATCACCTTGGCAGCCCCCACCGCCACGCACATGGGCAAGGCCCCTCCCCCGCCCTCGCTGATGGCGCCCCCGCCGGGCGATGGCGCCTCCGACTGA
- a CDS encoding YgjP-like metallopeptidase domain-containing protein, translating to MSMKYLQGYPPALVAQARALLDNGELAPLLARKYPEPHEVRSDKALFDYTQALKQRYLRNADPLSRVCYDAKLKVVQHALGTHTRATTVQGHRLKARREIRVATLFKEAPAAFLQMIVVHELAHLKHPDHDKAFYQLCHHMAPDYAQLEFDLRLWLSCADQAATQPPAPATSAERNQVE from the coding sequence ATGAGCATGAAGTATTTGCAGGGCTATCCGCCGGCCCTGGTGGCGCAGGCCCGGGCCCTGCTGGACAACGGGGAACTCGCGCCCTTGCTGGCCCGCAAGTATCCGGAGCCGCATGAGGTGCGCAGTGACAAGGCGCTGTTCGATTACACCCAGGCGCTCAAGCAGCGGTATCTGCGCAATGCGGACCCGCTGTCACGCGTCTGTTATGACGCCAAGCTCAAGGTGGTGCAGCATGCGCTGGGCACCCACACCCGGGCCACTACGGTGCAGGGCCATCGCCTCAAGGCCCGCCGGGAGATCCGCGTGGCGACCTTGTTCAAGGAAGCGCCGGCCGCGTTTCTGCAGATGATCGTGGTGCATGAATTGGCCCATCTGAAGCATCCGGACCATGACAAGGCGTTTTACCAGCTGTGCCATCACATGGCGCCGGACTATGCCCAGCTGGAATTCGACCTGCGCCTGTGGCTGAGCTGCGCCGACCAGGCCGCAACTCAGCCCCCCGCACCGGCGACGTCCGCTGAGCGCAATCAGGTCGAATGA
- a CDS encoding RICIN domain-containing protein — protein sequence MPASLGLRGTLGVMLLSLLAACGGGKSSTTVEAAASQSTHQQALAAAGTAADTPAVPAGRYVMALASTGQCITGAAAGNGAENSAGTLTMSACTAGTSQAFDLSLQADGSTRLTQVSTGLSFDLEAMSTADGAALQLWAANDTTAQRFTLSPVQGHLFSLMNTGSAKCVTVQGSALKQMTCNAGATQQFVLYPQSTSATVRGLLPYGRFSVQSTLSNLCLDLANTGQADADRVIQAACTGADRQRFELTLAADGGYRLRNVASGKLLDVAGAATAAGTAVQQWPDTEGGNQHFLPTADGMAVQLKALHSHQCLDVTAERTDAGAPIQQWDCGAGKANQLWRLVTTDNGVWTPVTAPTTGDSGGDGSGGGSGGGGSGGGTTPPGSGTSPTPTTALTLPLELLGAGLPSAPVTATANLTLDANGVSAATELWMRCHRCGFFGPPEFEATTEAPARIKGSLRILGGTAVADAASIPWVDITDSTMTLADPERVQGGLQRGGVYTARMKLTLDAATKARLVTGVNLVQFRFNGSDGESNGYRIIDLQIRNAQGSSLATNAVERADIQAEKLAGRTWSADVTAGETLWKAQDRLLKSTLANRPIHAACASCHASDGRDLQYFNYSNNAIIQRSRFHGLTETEGRQISAYLRYALQNLPHVAQAAPWNPPYQPGPGLDSRPVTEWSAGAGLDAVVDSPTQAIKALFGKPQDTSALALTQADVDKVMDATATLNAREVAMPIQFPDWNSYLPAMHPMDIWPVGANSTGSFTSGATFAGNGRLDPYATSKRIAAWFEANRSSTFGDWSHLSPSQRNDIQSLIQPYGFEVYAFLGGGRGNHIAASGQYGAQVGAANLQRMASPARMADEPAAFTTNAFIERVVASMFQWNLVQQWEWAQRYGLEGDQRWFIGDYDAATKTWTGRGEARGWPFNTVSAFYLAPHMVYQTDFDSSGKTTREWILAWETGNKAGSYYRTNAWYQAQVTLNPGAQGDWVNYSVDWPYLTGFDQYLSELLGTATPAQANAALLSDIRLLQARIKSAQYVNNRIPLYVATDTRPLPDNRGRFSRAQVLKHLAPTNFMEYSTTQGNGGTPFVKLDQLQAGLYLKVLNGAFRQFNQLYTTTDPAAWRRCDPNNTELGEPEPTAGFAFCLDRSKRALVQWSGGLYAMESQDYRVTAEQKLQYAVWKGGRLGVEAARLTTLNDWVQRAWP from the coding sequence ATGCCCGCAAGCTTGGGGCTGCGCGGCACGCTTGGTGTGATGCTGCTGAGCCTGCTGGCCGCTTGCGGCGGCGGCAAGTCGTCCACCACGGTCGAGGCGGCGGCCTCTCAGTCCACCCACCAACAGGCCCTGGCAGCCGCAGGCACCGCTGCGGACACCCCGGCTGTCCCCGCTGGACGCTATGTGATGGCGCTGGCCTCCACCGGTCAATGCATCACTGGCGCCGCCGCTGGGAATGGCGCAGAAAATAGCGCCGGCACGCTCACCATGAGCGCTTGCACCGCAGGCACCAGCCAGGCGTTTGACCTCAGCCTGCAGGCCGATGGTTCCACCCGCCTGACGCAGGTCAGCACCGGCCTGTCCTTTGACCTTGAGGCCATGTCCACCGCCGATGGCGCCGCCCTTCAGCTCTGGGCCGCCAACGACACCACGGCGCAGCGCTTCACGCTGAGCCCAGTCCAGGGCCATCTGTTCAGCCTGATGAACACCGGCAGCGCCAAATGCGTGACCGTACAGGGCAGCGCGCTCAAGCAGATGACCTGCAATGCAGGGGCCACCCAGCAATTCGTGCTCTATCCGCAGTCCACGTCCGCCACGGTGCGCGGCCTGCTGCCTTATGGGCGCTTCAGCGTCCAGTCCACACTTTCCAATCTCTGCCTGGACCTGGCCAACACCGGCCAGGCCGACGCCGACCGCGTGATTCAGGCCGCCTGCACCGGCGCGGACCGGCAACGCTTTGAGCTGACCCTGGCAGCGGATGGGGGTTACCGCCTGCGCAATGTCGCCAGTGGCAAGCTGTTGGATGTGGCCGGCGCGGCCACGGCTGCCGGCACTGCTGTCCAGCAATGGCCGGACACCGAAGGCGGCAATCAGCATTTCCTGCCGACGGCCGATGGCATGGCTGTCCAGCTGAAGGCGCTGCACAGCCATCAGTGCCTGGACGTGACAGCAGAACGCACCGATGCCGGTGCGCCCATTCAGCAATGGGACTGCGGTGCTGGAAAAGCCAATCAACTCTGGCGGCTGGTCACCACCGACAACGGCGTGTGGACACCGGTCACCGCCCCCACCACCGGCGACAGCGGCGGTGATGGCAGCGGTGGTGGTTCGGGTGGTGGTGGCTCCGGCGGCGGCACCACGCCGCCCGGCTCCGGCACCTCCCCCACGCCCACCACCGCGCTGACGCTTCCGCTGGAGTTGCTGGGCGCCGGACTGCCCAGCGCACCGGTGACAGCCACGGCCAATCTCACCCTCGACGCCAATGGCGTGAGCGCTGCCACGGAGTTGTGGATGCGCTGCCATCGCTGCGGCTTCTTCGGCCCGCCCGAGTTTGAGGCCACCACCGAAGCGCCGGCCCGCATCAAAGGCAGCCTGCGCATCCTGGGCGGCACCGCCGTGGCTGATGCCGCCAGCATCCCCTGGGTGGACATCACCGACAGCACCATGACCCTGGCCGACCCCGAGCGCGTGCAGGGGGGCCTGCAGCGTGGGGGGGTGTACACCGCCCGGATGAAGCTCACCTTGGACGCGGCCACCAAGGCCCGCCTGGTGACGGGGGTGAACCTGGTGCAGTTCCGTTTCAACGGCAGTGACGGCGAATCCAACGGCTACCGCATCATTGACCTGCAAATCCGCAATGCCCAGGGCAGCAGCCTTGCGACCAATGCGGTGGAACGGGCCGATATCCAAGCCGAGAAACTGGCTGGGCGCACCTGGAGCGCCGATGTGACGGCCGGCGAGACGCTGTGGAAAGCGCAAGACCGTCTGCTGAAGTCCACCCTGGCCAACCGCCCCATCCACGCCGCCTGTGCCTCCTGCCATGCCTCCGACGGCCGGGACCTTCAATATTTCAACTACTCCAACAATGCCATCATCCAGCGTTCGCGCTTCCACGGCCTGACTGAAACCGAAGGCAGGCAGATCTCCGCCTATCTGCGTTACGCGCTGCAGAACCTGCCCCACGTGGCCCAGGCCGCCCCCTGGAATCCGCCCTATCAGCCCGGGCCGGGTCTGGACAGCCGCCCGGTGACCGAATGGTCGGCTGGCGCGGGTCTCGATGCCGTGGTGGACTCACCAACCCAAGCCATCAAAGCGCTGTTTGGCAAACCACAGGACACGTCGGCCCTGGCCCTGACCCAGGCTGATGTGGACAAGGTGATGGATGCCACTGCCACACTCAATGCGCGCGAGGTGGCGATGCCCATCCAGTTCCCGGACTGGAACTCCTATTTGCCAGCCATGCATCCGATGGACATCTGGCCGGTTGGTGCCAACAGCACCGGCTCCTTCACCAGCGGCGCCACCTTTGCAGGCAACGGACGGTTGGACCCCTACGCCACCTCCAAGCGCATCGCGGCATGGTTCGAGGCGAATCGCTCATCCACCTTTGGCGACTGGAGCCATCTCAGCCCGTCCCAACGCAATGACATCCAGAGCCTGATCCAGCCGTATGGCTTCGAGGTGTATGCGTTCCTGGGCGGCGGGCGCGGCAACCACATTGCAGCTTCCGGTCAATACGGTGCCCAGGTCGGCGCGGCCAATCTGCAGCGCATGGCCTCACCGGCTCGAATGGCCGATGAGCCCGCCGCATTCACCACCAATGCCTTCATTGAACGGGTGGTGGCCAGCATGTTCCAGTGGAATCTGGTGCAGCAGTGGGAATGGGCGCAACGTTACGGACTGGAAGGGGACCAGCGCTGGTTCATCGGCGACTACGACGCCGCCACCAAGACCTGGACCGGCCGCGGGGAAGCACGCGGATGGCCCTTCAACACGGTGAGCGCCTTTTATCTGGCGCCACACATGGTCTACCAGACCGACTTCGACAGCAGCGGCAAGACCACCCGTGAATGGATTCTGGCCTGGGAGACCGGCAACAAGGCGGGCTCCTACTACCGGACCAATGCCTGGTATCAAGCCCAGGTCACCCTCAATCCCGGTGCGCAGGGCGATTGGGTGAACTACTCGGTGGACTGGCCCTATCTCACCGGCTTCGACCAATACCTCTCGGAGCTGCTGGGCACTGCCACACCGGCCCAGGCCAACGCCGCGCTGCTCAGCGACATCCGCCTGCTGCAAGCCCGGATCAAGTCGGCGCAATACGTGAACAACCGAATCCCGCTCTATGTGGCCACCGACACCCGCCCGCTGCCCGACAACCGGGGCCGCTTCAGCCGGGCCCAGGTGCTCAAGCATCTGGCGCCGACCAACTTCATGGAATACAGCACCACCCAGGGCAACGGCGGTACGCCGTTTGTGAAGCTGGATCAACTTCAGGCGGGGCTGTACCTCAAAGTGCTGAACGGGGCCTTCCGACAGTTCAACCAGCTCTACACCACCACCGACCCGGCCGCCTGGCGGCGCTGCGACCCCAACAACACCGAACTGGGCGAGCCGGAGCCAACGGCGGGCTTTGCGTTCTGCCTGGACCGCAGCAAACGCGCGCTGGTGCAGTGGTCCGGCGGCCTGTATGCGATGGAGTCGCAGGACTACCGCGTCACCGCCGAGCAGAAGCTGCAGTACGCCGTCTGGAAGGGCGGACGGCTGGGTGTGGAGGCCGCCCGCCTGACCACCCTGAACGACTGGGTGCAACGCGCCTGGCCTTGA
- a CDS encoding aspartate carbamoyltransferase: MTTPQQVVLRDAMRRLDMTRDAFADRIGCRRRTLDTWLLPDESSEFRAMPEIARRFVQEILERAAPRSPDSTQSVYNDGLTADAGGAMRHLLSVEQFDREGVEALFRLADVMQPIARRRKVTRVLEGAVLANLFFEASTRTRVSFGAAFCRLGGSVCDTTGFTFSSMAKGESIHDTSRVISGYADAIVVRHPEQGAVTQFARATYVPVVNGGDGPGEHPTQALLDLYTLQREFSRVGKQLDGAHIALMGDLKYGRTVHSLMKLLGLYKGVRFTLIAPPGLDMPSAIVEQAARNGNAVEVRSVPGPGLANVDMLYATRIQKERFTGESIESLDNRFRIDRSFVEANCAPDVVLMHPLPRDSTPGAIDLSTDLDRDPRLAIFRQTDNGIPVRMAIFAQLLKVDQLVQKSMRDATWTAPSQVGPEDTLE; the protein is encoded by the coding sequence ATGACCACACCTCAACAAGTCGTCCTGCGCGACGCCATGCGAAGACTGGACATGACCCGCGACGCGTTCGCAGACAGGATTGGCTGTAGGCGGCGCACGCTCGACACTTGGTTACTCCCGGACGAGTCCAGCGAGTTCCGTGCCATGCCGGAAATTGCCCGGCGATTTGTCCAGGAAATTCTTGAACGGGCCGCACCCCGATCGCCCGATTCAACACAGAGCGTATATAACGACGGACTCACCGCAGATGCGGGAGGGGCAATGCGGCACCTGCTCTCGGTCGAGCAGTTTGATCGCGAGGGCGTCGAAGCGCTGTTCAGGTTGGCAGACGTCATGCAGCCGATCGCCCGGCGGCGCAAGGTCACCCGTGTGCTCGAAGGTGCCGTGCTGGCCAACCTGTTCTTTGAAGCAAGCACCCGAACACGGGTCAGCTTTGGCGCCGCCTTTTGCCGTCTGGGTGGGTCGGTCTGCGACACCACGGGCTTCACCTTCTCATCGATGGCGAAGGGCGAATCCATCCATGACACCAGCCGTGTGATCAGCGGGTACGCCGATGCAATCGTGGTGCGACATCCGGAACAAGGCGCCGTGACTCAGTTTGCACGGGCGACGTACGTGCCGGTAGTGAACGGTGGCGATGGCCCGGGCGAGCATCCAACGCAGGCGCTGCTGGACCTTTACACCCTTCAGCGCGAGTTCTCGCGCGTGGGCAAGCAACTGGATGGTGCCCACATCGCTTTGATGGGCGATCTCAAATACGGCCGCACGGTGCATTCGCTCATGAAACTACTGGGGCTGTACAAGGGCGTACGGTTCACGCTCATTGCACCGCCCGGCCTCGACATGCCCTCAGCCATCGTGGAGCAGGCCGCACGAAACGGCAATGCGGTGGAAGTGCGCAGCGTCCCCGGCCCCGGCCTCGCCAATGTCGACATGCTGTACGCGACACGCATTCAGAAGGAGCGTTTCACGGGCGAATCAATCGAGAGTCTGGACAACCGCTTTCGTATCGACAGATCGTTTGTGGAAGCGAATTGCGCGCCTGATGTGGTCCTGATGCATCCACTGCCTCGCGACAGCACACCAGGCGCCATCGATTTATCCACGGACCTCGACCGGGACCCGCGTTTGGCCATCTTTCGTCAGACCGACAACGGCATCCCTGTCCGCATGGCCATCTTTGCCCAACTGCTGAAGGTGGACCAACTCGTCCAGAAGTCGATGCGCGACGCCACTTGGACTGCGCCGTCTCAGGTGGGGCCAGAGGACACGCTCGAGTAG